In the Clostridium beijerinckii genome, one interval contains:
- a CDS encoding putative DNA modification/repair radical SAM protein — MDLMEKLKILSNAAKYDVSCSSSGSKRQNAKNGIGNASEAGICHSFTPDGRCISLLKILFSNDCIFDCKYCINGSSRDFLRVSFTPDEICSLSINFYRRNYIEGLFLSSAVIYNPNYTMELLLKTVKKLRIENKFNGYIHLKVIPGADNALIEEAGKFVDRMSVNIELPSSNSLKLLAPQKSKEKILQPMKTIKNSIINYSEMKKSIKSTPLFVPGGQSTQLIVGATPESDGKILKLSEALYNKYSLKRVYYSAYVPVIKDNNLLPDITHPPMLREHRLYQADWLLRYYGFKANELLKNDDDNFDLNFDPKTHWALSNLNEFPVEINKVSYEKLLRIPGIGVTSAKKILKIRRVHNLTFDDLRNLRVVLKRAKYFITCNGKYHGDVLFDTIKIKNKLLEQDISKSGSVNPNQISFFDNTSFNDVKLPSGIILPKDNISLSHISSIKNENSLNNIIPKSNILTLGDKITSLTGEF; from the coding sequence ATGGATTTAATGGAAAAATTAAAAATATTATCTAATGCCGCAAAATATGATGTCTCTTGTTCCTCTTCTGGCTCAAAGAGACAGAATGCTAAAAATGGAATAGGCAATGCTTCAGAAGCTGGTATTTGTCACAGCTTTACTCCGGATGGACGTTGCATTTCTCTCCTTAAAATATTATTTTCAAATGATTGTATTTTTGATTGTAAATATTGCATTAATGGATCATCTAGAGATTTTTTAAGAGTAAGCTTTACTCCTGATGAAATATGCAGTCTTTCTATTAATTTTTACAGGCGTAATTATATAGAGGGCCTCTTTTTAAGTTCCGCTGTTATTTATAATCCTAATTATACTATGGAACTTCTACTTAAAACTGTGAAAAAACTGCGTATAGAAAATAAGTTCAATGGTTATATTCATCTAAAAGTTATACCTGGCGCTGATAATGCTTTAATTGAGGAAGCTGGAAAATTTGTAGATAGAATGAGTGTTAATATAGAACTTCCTTCTAGCAATAGTCTTAAACTTTTAGCACCTCAAAAGAGTAAAGAAAAAATTTTACAACCTATGAAAACTATAAAAAATTCAATAATTAATTATAGTGAAATGAAAAAAAGCATAAAAAGTACACCATTGTTTGTACCAGGTGGTCAAAGTACTCAATTAATCGTTGGCGCAACTCCTGAAAGTGATGGAAAAATCCTAAAACTCTCTGAAGCTCTTTACAATAAATATAGTCTAAAGAGAGTGTACTACTCTGCTTATGTCCCTGTGATTAAGGACAATAACCTGCTTCCTGACATTACGCATCCACCAATGCTTAGAGAACATAGACTTTATCAAGCCGATTGGCTTCTTAGATATTATGGATTTAAAGCTAATGAACTCTTGAAGAATGATGATGATAACTTTGATTTAAATTTCGACCCAAAAACACATTGGGCATTATCCAATTTGAATGAATTTCCTGTTGAAATTAACAAAGTTTCTTATGAAAAATTATTACGAATACCTGGTATAGGAGTTACTTCTGCTAAGAAAATTTTAAAAATAAGAAGAGTTCATAATCTGACCTTTGATGACTTGAGAAACCTAAGGGTTGTACTTAAAAGAGCTAAATATTTTATTACCTGTAACGGAAAATATCATGGAGATGTTCTTTTTGATACTATTAAAATAAAAAATAAACTTCTAGAACAAGATATTTCTAAAAGTGGCAGCGTAAATCCTAATCAAATATCATTTTTTGATAATACTTCATTTAATGATGTAAAGCTTCCTTCTGGAATTATATTACCTAAGGATAATATTTCTTTATCACATATATCATCTATAAAAAATGAAAACTCTTTAAATAATATAATTCCTAAGTCAAATATATTAACATTAGGTGATAAAATTACTTCTTTAACTGGAGAGTTTTGA
- a CDS encoding galactose ABC transporter substrate-binding protein, with protein sequence MRNSKKILVLCTIIIMIINLLLSSSKVAANSRLTATEGRPVRASILLRTLEDPYTALLKQSFEEIQKNNSGNIEFTFYDCKNDQSLQNRNVNSILNAENADIILLNLVDPTGVRTIVDRVKEKNIPLGLFNIEPLNMETVKSYSKAYFVGTNPAEAGILQGELLSSLWNKDRTIIDKNGDNIMQYVMLMGPRNNLEAIGRTKYSVLSINDAGIKTEEIALRVCNWEENLAKDAMDALFLSNGNKIEVIISNNDAMAIGAIEALQKYGYNSGDKNRTIPIVGVDGIPKAIQLINQGIMTGSVPQDAASMAEATYLIGMNLVNGRPPLDGTSYKFDDTGVAVRIPYKGYISNDNI encoded by the coding sequence ATGAGAAATTCTAAAAAGATATTGGTATTGTGCACCATTATAATTATGATAATAAATTTATTGCTAAGTTCTAGTAAAGTAGCTGCTAATTCTAGGTTAACAGCTACCGAAGGAAGGCCAGTAAGAGCAAGCATATTATTACGTACTTTAGAGGATCCATACACTGCATTACTTAAGCAAAGTTTTGAAGAAATTCAGAAAAATAATTCGGGGAATATTGAATTTACTTTTTATGACTGTAAGAATGATCAATCATTACAAAACAGAAATGTTAATTCAATACTTAATGCAGAAAATGCAGACATTATATTACTGAATCTAGTAGATCCAACAGGAGTGAGGACAATTGTAGATAGAGTTAAAGAAAAAAATATACCATTAGGTTTATTCAATATAGAACCACTAAATATGGAAACTGTAAAATCATATAGTAAAGCTTATTTTGTTGGAACAAATCCAGCCGAAGCGGGAATACTGCAAGGTGAACTTCTTTCCAGCTTATGGAATAAGGATAGAACAATTATTGATAAAAATGGAGATAATATAATGCAATATGTTATGTTGATGGGACCGCGTAATAACTTGGAGGCAATTGGAAGAACTAAGTATTCTGTTTTATCAATCAATGATGCAGGAATTAAAACAGAAGAAATTGCTTTGAGAGTTTGTAATTGGGAAGAAAACTTAGCTAAAGATGCTATGGATGCATTATTCTTATCGAATGGAAATAAAATTGAAGTTATAATTTCTAATAATGATGCTATGGCAATAGGTGCAATTGAGGCATTGCAAAAGTATGGATATAATAGTGGAGATAAAAATAGGACAATACCAATTGTTGGTGTAGATGGGATACCGAAAGCGATACAGCTCATTAATCAAGGAATTATGACTGGATCTGTTCCTCAAGATGCAGCTAGCATGGCAGAAGCGACTTATCTTATAGGAATGAATTTGGTTAATGGTAGACCTCCACTTGATGGAACTTCGTATAAGTTTGATGATACAGGAGTTGCAGTACGTATTCCTTACAAAGGATATATAAGTAATGATAATATCTAA
- a CDS encoding TIGR03915 family putative DNA repair protein, with protein sequence MKIYLYDDTFEGLLTSIYDAFYSNGSPPTSIYGKSQTNTPLLLGNIVEISTDINKFKKVKDAIINKINFLSLKKIYFAFLSNYEDKGIIIFNYLKVAFKLGPDVHDFLNVDVIRLVDNITKKVLNECHRFEGFIRFNQIEEKLLYSSIEPDNDILELIGDHFKNRFPREYFIIHDISRQKALIYNTNFYEIIDMDMETYEKLKFHNDEYTDLWKTYFKATTIEERKNLKLQCRMMPKRYWKHILETKI encoded by the coding sequence ATGAAAATATACTTATATGACGATACTTTTGAAGGCCTATTAACTTCCATATATGATGCTTTTTACTCAAATGGATCACCTCCAACATCTATATATGGAAAAAGCCAGACAAATACTCCCCTTTTGCTCGGGAATATAGTTGAAATTTCTACTGATATTAATAAGTTTAAAAAAGTAAAAGATGCCATTATAAATAAAATTAACTTCCTCTCATTAAAAAAAATATACTTTGCATTTTTAAGTAATTATGAGGACAAAGGAATAATAATATTTAATTATTTAAAGGTAGCCTTTAAACTCGGACCAGATGTTCATGATTTTTTAAATGTAGATGTAATAAGACTTGTAGATAATATTACAAAAAAAGTTTTAAATGAATGCCATAGATTTGAAGGATTTATTAGATTTAATCAAATAGAAGAGAAACTTTTATACTCTTCTATTGAACCAGATAATGACATTTTAGAGCTTATTGGAGATCATTTTAAAAATAGATTTCCTAGGGAATATTTTATTATACACGATATTTCTAGACAAAAAGCTTTAATATATAATACAAATTTTTACGAAATAATAGATATGGATATGGAAACTTATGAAAAACTAAAATTTCACAACGATGAATATACAGACCTTTGGAAAACATATTTTAAAGCCACTACTATAGAAGAGCGAAAAAATCTTAAACTTCAATGTAGAATGATGCCTAAAAGATATTGGAAGCACATACTAGAAACAAAAATATAA
- a CDS encoding substrate-binding domain-containing protein, translating to MKRKRKQIFITLFLLLILSFLLFLNNTLWHEKDIRIYNISIITRGRNSESLMIMRQGIEQAASEMNVNVSFVTLSEDNSIDEQKELIEREIKNKADAIIISPADYEKMAEPIENARKKIPIILFDSTIKSEHAQPSISCDNYKLGSSLGEELIKNGDMNKNILIIKNNLECSSVKERYNGFMSVMNRTYNKCTFWDFSEDKQTTYYNQAKSLLENNNIDVVVTFDAGLLENVSQAKKDVMGINKEKASIEIYGTGSTSKILSFLEDKVISATAIQNEFNVGYLSIKSAVYKINKKDMPNNIISSTVINTKNMYSEENQRLLFPFVR from the coding sequence GTGAAGAGAAAAAGGAAGCAAATTTTTATTACTTTATTTTTGCTATTAATATTATCTTTCTTACTTTTCTTAAATAATACATTGTGGCATGAAAAAGATATAAGGATATACAACATATCAATTATAACTAGAGGAAGAAACAGTGAAAGCTTAATGATAATGAGACAGGGGATAGAGCAGGCAGCTTCAGAAATGAATGTTAATGTAAGTTTTGTTACTTTGTCGGAAGATAATAGTATTGACGAACAGAAAGAACTTATAGAACGAGAGATAAAAAATAAGGCAGATGCAATAATTATATCGCCTGCAGATTACGAGAAAATGGCAGAACCAATAGAAAATGCTAGAAAAAAGATACCAATTATATTATTTGATTCTACTATAAAATCAGAACATGCTCAGCCTAGTATTTCTTGTGATAACTATAAGCTTGGATCTAGCTTGGGGGAAGAATTAATAAAGAACGGAGATATGAATAAGAATATTTTAATAATCAAAAACAACTTAGAGTGCAGTAGTGTAAAGGAACGATATAATGGATTCATGAGTGTTATGAATCGAACATATAACAAATGTACATTTTGGGATTTTTCAGAAGATAAGCAGACTACTTATTATAATCAAGCTAAAAGTTTGTTAGAGAACAATAATATTGATGTTGTGGTTACATTTGATGCAGGATTATTAGAAAATGTTTCTCAAGCTAAAAAGGATGTAATGGGTATTAACAAAGAAAAAGCATCAATAGAGATATATGGGACAGGAAGTACAAGCAAAATTCTTTCTTTTTTAGAAGATAAGGTTATTAGTGCAACAGCTATTCAAAATGAATTTAATGTAGGATATCTAAGTATAAAATCAGCAGTATATAAGATTAATAAAAAAGATATGCCCAATAACATTATCTCTTCAACAGTTATAAATACAAAAAATATGTATTCGGAAGAAAATCAAAGATTATTATTCCCATTTGTTAGATAA
- a CDS encoding galactose ABC transporter substrate-binding protein has product MSKKITTIIIIMIAAAMLISINQSNIMASSRIAEGKPIKAAVLLYRFDDAYISLVRENLEKIQKENEGNIEFIFYDGKNDQSIQDKDINNLIEKQDVDLLLVNLVQTTSTQSVINKVKGINIPVILFNREPVAIDSIRSYNKACYIGTEAEEAGLLQGKVIINAWNKNKTAMDKNKDDILQYVMLMGEQNNLEAIKRTEYSILKINNSGIKTQEVALRVCDWNEEEARNVTKTLFLQYGNKIEAIIANNDSMAIGAIKALQEYGYNKGGKTPNIAVVGVDAIPEAQELIKQGIMTGSVLQDPYELAKALYSVGINLVSNKNPLYDTEYKFDQTGVSIRLPYHEYMSK; this is encoded by the coding sequence ATGTCTAAGAAAATAACTACCATAATTATTATCATGATTGCAGCAGCTATGCTAATAAGCATTAATCAAAGTAATATCATGGCGAGTTCAAGAATTGCTGAAGGAAAGCCTATTAAAGCAGCTGTATTATTATATAGATTTGATGATGCTTATATTTCTTTAGTTCGTGAAAATTTAGAAAAAATACAAAAAGAGAACGAAGGAAACATTGAATTTATTTTTTACGATGGGAAGAATGATCAATCTATACAGGATAAAGATATTAATAACTTAATTGAAAAGCAAGATGTTGATCTTTTGCTAGTAAATCTAGTCCAAACAACGAGTACACAGTCAGTTATTAATAAAGTAAAAGGAATTAATATTCCAGTAATTCTATTTAATAGGGAACCAGTTGCGATAGATTCTATAAGATCTTATAATAAAGCTTGCTATATAGGAACAGAGGCTGAGGAAGCCGGACTATTACAAGGAAAAGTTATTATAAATGCATGGAATAAAAATAAAACAGCAATGGATAAAAATAAAGATGATATACTTCAATATGTTATGTTAATGGGAGAACAAAATAATTTAGAGGCAATTAAAAGAACAGAATACTCTATATTAAAAATCAATAATTCGGGAATAAAGACTCAAGAAGTTGCATTAAGGGTTTGTGATTGGAATGAGGAAGAAGCTAGGAATGTTACTAAAACATTGTTTCTGCAGTATGGAAATAAAATTGAGGCTATAATTGCGAATAATGATTCCATGGCTATAGGTGCGATTAAAGCATTGCAAGAATATGGCTATAATAAGGGTGGCAAGACTCCTAATATAGCAGTTGTAGGAGTTGATGCAATACCAGAGGCACAGGAATTAATTAAACAAGGAATAATGACTGGGTCTGTTCTACAGGATCCTTATGAATTAGCTAAAGCACTTTACAGTGTTGGAATTAATCTTGTTTCTAATAAAAACCCGCTTTATGATACAGAATATAAATTTGATCAAACAGGAGTTTCAATTCGATTGCCTTATCATGAATACATGAGTAAGTAA
- a CDS encoding sensor histidine kinase: MLNLFKRKIQKTINYVNSGSIQHIISISFTVIAVIGMVTVGGALYFRFITSTEEMVSEHNKSMLDQVNLNLDSYLRNMMKVSDTTYYNVIKKKDLATDTIDKEMDLLYETNKDSLISICAFSQDGEVIAASPVKQLKSSIDPRVSDWFTKAIDKKENLHFSTPHVQNLFVDPDYKYRWVVSLSRAIELTNNKKTTSGVLLVDINFSGIEQICKNANIGKSGYVYLVDREGEIIYHPRQQLIYSDLIDENNKIEAAYDDGNHIETFRGEKRLVTVKTVGYTGWKIVGITPMLDITSDYYQMSVFAVFIMSFAIFILVFLNMFVSSRIANPIRLLEKCVKKLENGVKDVDVSISGSYEVQHLGKAIRSMVNQMHTLMDNIMIEQESKRKSELNALQAQINPHFLYNTLDSIIWMIENENYDGAIIMVTALAKLFRISLSKGKNIITVRDEIEHARNYLTIQNIRYKNKFTYNIEVDEKVLNYGSIKLIIQPLIENAIYHGMEFMGGDGEILVKAYAKDNELYIDVVDNGLGMLQDVANSLLTGESKIEKKSSGIGLKNVNERIQLYFGKRYGLEIYSEPDEGTTVRIHMPCVDFYEIRKREEDK; encoded by the coding sequence ATGCTTAATTTGTTTAAGAGAAAAATACAGAAGACAATAAATTACGTTAACAGCGGAAGTATACAACATATAATATCAATTTCTTTTACCGTAATAGCAGTTATAGGAATGGTTACTGTTGGAGGGGCTTTATATTTTCGTTTTATAACTTCCACTGAAGAAATGGTATCTGAGCATAATAAATCTATGTTAGATCAAGTAAATTTGAATTTAGATTCTTATCTGAGGAATATGATGAAAGTGTCTGATACCACTTATTACAATGTAATTAAGAAGAAAGATTTGGCTACAGATACCATAGATAAAGAAATGGACTTATTGTATGAAACAAATAAAGATTCACTTATAAGCATATGTGCCTTTTCGCAAGATGGGGAAGTTATAGCGGCATCTCCTGTAAAACAATTAAAAAGCTCTATTGATCCACGAGTGAGTGATTGGTTTACTAAAGCGATAGATAAGAAAGAAAATTTACATTTTTCAACACCTCATGTTCAAAATTTATTTGTAGATCCAGATTATAAATATCGTTGGGTCGTATCATTAAGTAGGGCTATTGAACTTACTAATAATAAGAAAACAACATCTGGAGTATTGTTAGTTGATATAAATTTTAGTGGAATAGAGCAGATATGTAAAAATGCAAATATAGGAAAGTCAGGATATGTTTATTTAGTTGATAGAGAAGGCGAAATTATTTATCATCCTAGGCAGCAATTGATTTATTCAGATTTAATAGATGAAAATAATAAAATTGAAGCAGCTTATGATGATGGAAATCATATAGAAACTTTCAGAGGAGAAAAAAGATTAGTTACAGTTAAAACTGTTGGATACACTGGATGGAAAATTGTCGGAATTACACCGATGTTAGATATTACTTCAGATTATTATCAAATGAGTGTATTTGCTGTGTTCATTATGTCTTTCGCTATCTTTATACTTGTATTTCTTAATATGTTTGTCTCTTCAAGAATAGCTAACCCAATACGATTATTAGAAAAGTGTGTGAAGAAATTGGAAAATGGAGTAAAAGATGTAGATGTTTCGATAAGCGGCTCATATGAAGTTCAGCATTTAGGAAAAGCAATTCGTTCTATGGTCAACCAAATGCATACACTTATGGACAACATAATGATTGAACAAGAATCAAAAAGAAAAAGTGAGCTTAATGCTCTTCAAGCACAAATTAATCCCCATTTTTTATATAACACATTGGATTCAATCATATGGATGATAGAAAATGAAAATTATGATGGGGCAATAATTATGGTAACTGCTTTAGCAAAACTTTTTAGAATAAGCTTAAGTAAAGGCAAAAATATAATAACAGTGAGAGATGAAATTGAGCATGCACGAAATTATTTGACCATACAAAATATACGATATAAAAATAAATTCACATATAATATTGAAGTTGATGAGAAAGTTCTTAATTATGGAAGTATTAAATTAATTATTCAACCGCTAATTGAAAATGCAATTTATCATGGTATGGAATTTATGGGGGGAGATGGTGAGATTTTAGTAAAGGCATATGCAAAAGATAATGAGTTATATATTGATGTTGTAGATAACGGACTTGGAATGCTTCAAGATGTTGCAAATAGCCTTTTAACAGGTGAAAGCAAGATTGAAAAGAAGAGCTCTGGTATAGGATTGAAGAATGTTAATGAAAGAATACAACTATATTTTGGAAAGAGATATGGACTCGAAATTTATAGCGAGCCAGATGAAGGGACAACAGTTCGTATTCATATGCCATGTGTGGACTTTTATGAAATTAGAAAGAGGGAGGAAGATAAATAG
- a CDS encoding beta-class carbonic anhydrase, which yields MSKLEEIIKYNESFVGNKDYQEYVTTKIPKKKMAILSCMDTRLTELLPKAMNIKNGDAKIIKDAGATVMHPFGGVMRSILVAVYEFGAEDVFVIGHHGCGMSNLNTKKLVDKMLDRGIKEETLSTLNNAGVNVERWLHGFESVEESIKESVKMIKDHPLLPNDIRVHGLIMSPETGELEIIVNGDIKDAN from the coding sequence ATGAGTAAATTAGAAGAAATAATAAAGTATAATGAAAGTTTTGTGGGGAACAAAGATTATCAGGAATATGTAACAACTAAGATACCTAAGAAAAAGATGGCGATATTATCATGTATGGATACAAGATTAACAGAATTGTTGCCTAAAGCCATGAATATCAAAAATGGGGATGCAAAAATAATAAAAGATGCAGGAGCAACAGTTATGCACCCATTTGGTGGCGTAATGAGAAGTATATTAGTTGCAGTATATGAATTTGGAGCAGAAGATGTTTTTGTAATAGGACATCATGGTTGTGGGATGAGTAATTTAAACACAAAAAAACTTGTTGATAAAATGTTAGATAGAGGAATTAAGGAAGAAACGCTCTCTACTTTAAATAACGCAGGAGTTAACGTTGAGAGATGGCTTCATGGTTTTGAATCTGTTGAGGAATCAATAAAAGAAAGTGTTAAAATGATAAAAGATCATCCTCTTTTACCTAATGACATAAGGGTACACGGTCTCATTATGAGTCCTGAAACTGGAGAATTAGAAATTATAGTAAATGGAGATATTAAAGACGCAAACTAA
- a CDS encoding LacI family DNA-binding transcriptional regulator, with protein sequence MKLTIVDVAKKANVSVATVSRVMNGNYPVKEETRKRVLEVIEELKYIPNMQARELTKQKSATIGVVVPSINNMFFPEVINGIESSLKANNLSLVLACSNNDSEEEKLCVNNLLSRNVSGIIVIDPNTENIKSKFFHNISKQTPIVFVNGHSVSTNISSVVNDEAMGASMALNYLLEKNHKDILFVRGKDSYSYDVKEKVYTEIMDDLNNFNPQNIINIGNGNSSETVDNTVNIFLNVLKASTATAVLACNDLMAVGVLNACKKLNIDVPDKLSIMGFDNIDLSKFVEPKLTTIDQNMFLLGSNAATLLLEKIECDNSCSKRIILMNTLIERDTVTAI encoded by the coding sequence ATGAAATTAACCATAGTAGATGTAGCTAAAAAAGCTAATGTATCTGTTGCGACTGTTTCAAGAGTAATGAATGGAAATTATCCAGTGAAAGAAGAAACAAGAAAAAGAGTACTTGAAGTAATAGAAGAACTTAAATATATTCCTAATATGCAAGCACGTGAGCTTACTAAACAGAAGTCAGCTACTATAGGTGTTGTTGTTCCTAGTATCAATAATATGTTTTTCCCAGAAGTTATAAACGGGATTGAAAGCAGCTTAAAAGCAAATAATTTGTCTTTAGTGCTAGCATGTAGTAATAATGATAGTGAAGAAGAAAAATTATGCGTTAACAATTTATTATCTAGGAATGTATCTGGAATAATAGTTATTGACCCAAATACAGAAAATATTAAATCTAAATTTTTTCATAATATTTCAAAACAAACTCCCATTGTTTTTGTTAATGGACATTCCGTGTCCACAAATATTTCATCTGTTGTAAATGATGAAGCTATGGGTGCAAGTATGGCTTTAAACTATTTATTAGAAAAAAATCACAAAGATATACTATTTGTTAGAGGAAAAGATAGTTATTCTTATGACGTAAAGGAAAAAGTTTATACAGAAATAATGGATGATTTAAATAATTTTAATCCACAAAATATTATCAACATAGGAAATGGAAATAGTAGTGAAACTGTTGATAACACTGTTAATATATTCCTAAATGTCCTTAAAGCATCTACTGCAACTGCAGTTCTTGCCTGCAATGACCTTATGGCTGTTGGTGTACTTAACGCTTGCAAAAAACTAAATATAGATGTACCAGATAAATTATCTATTATGGGATTCGATAATATAGATTTGAGTAAATTTGTAGAACCTAAGTTAACTACTATAGATCAGAACATGTTTCTTCTTGGCTCAAATGCAGCAACACTGCTATTAGAAAAAATAGAATGTGATAATTCTTGCAGCAAGAGAATTATTCTTATGAATACTTTAATTGAGCGTGATACTGTAACCGCTATTTAA
- a CDS encoding galactose ABC transporter substrate-binding protein has translation MRLIKKLSGLLTVVSIFNVLSSCSANVKSANYSNDIKEIKIGVTLYKQDDAFISEISKNIEDIAKEKENQGKYKIIVNVADAKGNLINQSNQVDKFVAQNYDVICVNMVDRTAASMIIDKAKSANIPIVFFNREPVEEDMERWNKLYYVGADAQQSGEMQANIIINAYKKDNRMVDKNGDGKIQYVMLEGEQGHQDSLIRTEYCIKTITQNGIELEKLADDTANWQSAQATTKMSQWIKSFGDKIEVVFSNNDEMALGAINAINDANIGGKKPLVVGIDGLPKALEAVKNGSMIGTILNDSKKQANAIFNLAYTLASHGNVNSIDGLEKGKYIRTPHAEVTSDNVDLYIENK, from the coding sequence GTGAGATTAATTAAGAAATTATCAGGGCTTTTAACAGTAGTCTCAATTTTTAATGTATTGTCATCTTGTAGTGCAAATGTGAAATCAGCAAATTATAGTAATGATATTAAGGAAATAAAAATAGGTGTAACCTTATATAAACAAGATGATGCATTCATATCAGAAATTTCAAAGAATATTGAGGATATAGCAAAAGAGAAGGAGAATCAAGGTAAATATAAGATCATTGTGAATGTTGCAGATGCTAAAGGAAATTTAATTAACCAAAGTAATCAAGTAGATAAATTTGTTGCGCAGAATTACGATGTTATATGCGTAAATATGGTTGATCGTACAGCGGCATCTATGATCATTGATAAAGCAAAATCAGCTAATATTCCAATTGTTTTCTTTAATCGTGAACCAGTAGAGGAAGATATGGAAAGATGGAATAAGCTCTATTACGTTGGAGCAGATGCTCAGCAATCAGGTGAGATGCAAGCAAATATCATTATAAATGCTTATAAAAAAGACAATAGAATGGTAGATAAAAATGGAGATGGCAAAATCCAGTATGTAATGCTTGAAGGAGAGCAGGGACACCAAGATTCCTTAATTAGAACGGAATATTGCATCAAAACTATAACTCAAAATGGAATTGAATTAGAGAAACTAGCTGATGATACAGCAAATTGGCAAAGTGCTCAGGCAACAACAAAGATGTCACAATGGATTAAAAGTTTTGGAGATAAAATTGAAGTTGTATTTAGTAATAATGATGAAATGGCACTTGGAGCAATAAATGCAATAAATGATGCTAATATAGGCGGTAAAAAACCACTAGTTGTAGGAATTGATGGGCTTCCTAAAGCGTTAGAGGCAGTGAAAAATGGATCTATGATAGGAACTATTTTAAACGATTCGAAAAAACAGGCAAATGCGATCTTCAATCTTGCATATACATTAGCTTCTCATGGAAATGTAAATTCCATAGATGGACTTGAGAAAGGAAAGTATATTAGGACTCCACACGCAGAGGTTACTAGTGATAATGTTGATTTATATATAGAAAATAAATAA